A single genomic interval of Halorubrum aethiopicum harbors:
- a CDS encoding BMP family lipoprotein, whose translation MASDIERRRFLKAASAAGLVGLAGCSGGPGGDGSGGDGSGDGGSDDVPATVGIVYSDGGLGDNSFNDAAQQGLLQAEEEFGIAYDESQPEGTGEFGDFQQRYASSTDPDYDLVSCIGFNQTDALAENAPEFPDQDFMLVDSVVEEDNVASYVFREHEGSFLMGVLAARLTETDFSAGAGSTDPDSTNLGFVGGVDSPVIRRFQAGFEAGVDYAADDVDVTTSYVGSYADPSGGQEAALSMYQSGADIVYHASGATGVGVFQAAQEEGRFAFGVDLDQSITEPEFSDVIVASMVKRVDTAVYESVSNVIDGEHRGGESIALGLESNGVECVYGDEIGGQVPDEIVTAVSDARDAIIAGDIDVPTETGDT comes from the coding sequence ATGGCATCCGACATCGAACGGCGGCGGTTCCTGAAAGCGGCGAGCGCGGCGGGCCTCGTCGGCCTCGCGGGCTGTAGCGGCGGACCGGGCGGGGACGGATCGGGAGGCGACGGCTCCGGTGACGGCGGCTCCGACGACGTCCCGGCGACCGTGGGCATCGTCTACTCCGACGGTGGGCTCGGAGACAACTCGTTCAACGACGCGGCCCAGCAGGGGCTTCTCCAGGCCGAAGAGGAGTTCGGCATCGCGTACGACGAGTCCCAGCCCGAGGGGACCGGCGAGTTCGGCGACTTCCAGCAGCGCTACGCCAGCTCGACGGACCCCGACTACGACCTGGTGTCGTGTATCGGCTTCAACCAGACCGACGCGCTCGCGGAGAACGCGCCGGAGTTCCCCGACCAGGACTTCATGCTCGTCGACTCCGTGGTCGAGGAGGACAACGTCGCGAGCTACGTCTTCCGCGAGCACGAGGGCTCGTTCCTGATGGGCGTGCTCGCCGCGCGCCTGACCGAGACCGACTTCTCGGCCGGCGCCGGCTCGACCGACCCCGACTCGACGAACCTCGGCTTCGTCGGCGGGGTCGACAGCCCGGTCATCCGCCGGTTCCAGGCCGGCTTCGAGGCGGGCGTCGACTACGCGGCCGACGACGTCGACGTCACCACGAGCTACGTCGGCAGCTACGCCGACCCCTCGGGCGGCCAGGAGGCGGCGCTCTCGATGTACCAGAGCGGCGCGGACATCGTCTACCACGCCTCGGGCGCGACCGGCGTCGGGGTGTTCCAGGCGGCCCAGGAGGAGGGTCGGTTCGCCTTCGGGGTCGACCTCGACCAGTCGATCACCGAGCCGGAGTTCTCCGACGTGATCGTCGCGTCGATGGTGAAACGCGTCGACACCGCCGTCTACGAGTCCGTCTCGAACGTCATCGACGGCGAGCACCGAGGCGGCGAGTCGATCGCACTCGGGCTCGAATCCAACGGCGTCGAGTGCGTCTACGGCGACGAGATCGGCGGCCAGGTTCCCGACGAGATCGTGACCGCGGTCTCCGACGCCCGCGATGCGATCATCGCCGGCGACATCGACGTACCGACGGAGACCGGCGACACCTGA